GGCTGTGCATCTTCGGCCTGTCCACCATCGCGGTCATGTCGTCGGGCAACATGGTCAAGGGCCTGCTGTCCGGGGCCATGGGCCTGCTGGTGTCCACCGTAGGCATCGACCCCAACGCCGGTGTGCCTCGGTTCACCTTCGGGTACTATCCGCTGGTGCAGGGGGTCGAAGTCATTCCCGCCATGATCGGCCTGTTCTCCTTCTCGCAGGTGCTGTACCTGATCGGCAGCTACAAGCCGTTCATCGCCGAGTACCGGCCCGCCCCCGGCGCCTTTGGTGAAGTTGTGCGTGCCCTTGCGGGCCGCTGCAAGGTCAACCTGATGCGCTCGTCCATCATCGGCACCCTCGTGGGCATGCTGCCCGGCGCGGGCGGCGAGATTGCCTCCATCATCTCCTACAACGAGGCCAAGCGTTGGGACAAGAATCCCGAACGCTTTGGCACGGGCGTGATCGAGGGCGTGGCCGCCAGCGAAAGCGCCAACAACGCGGTCATCGGCGGCTCGCTGATCCCCATGCTGACCCTGGGCATTCCGGGCAGCGCGGTGGCGGCGGTCATCCTGGGCGCGCTGCTGGCCAAGGGCATCCAGCCCGGCTTCAAGGTGTTCACCGCCACGGGCGACCTGGCCTACACCTTCATCATGTCGCAGTTCGCGGTGAACCTGCTGATGATTCCCATCGGCCTGCTGCTGGCCCGCATCATGACCAAGCTGCTCAGCATCCGCCTGACCTTCGTGGCCATCGGCATCGTGGTGCTGTCGGTCATCGGGTCGTACGCCATCCGCAACAGCATGCTGGACGTGTGGATCGTCATCATCTTCGGCTTTCTGGGCTACTTTTCGGGCCGGGTGGGCCTGGATACCGGGGCCATGGCCCTTGGCATCATCCTTGGCCCCATGATCGAGGAAAACCTCGGCAAGTGCGTGCACCTGTCCAAGGCCTCGGGTGGCTCGGTGATCAACGTGTTCCTCGAAAGCCCCATCGCCGTCCTGCTCATCGTGCTCACCCTGCTTTCGCTGGCCACGCCCTTCCTGCTGGACTGGAAGCGCAAGCGGCGCGACTGCGGCTGCGACATTGCGCAGCCCAAGGAGGAATCGAACCATGCGTAGCAGCGTTGCCGACATCACCTCCGGTCTCGCCGTGCTGGTCATCGCCGGTATGTTCCACGCCCAGAGCGGCGACCTTGAAGGGGTCAGCCTGCTGTTCCCCCGGATGCTCATCATCTTCATGGCCCTTGGCGGCATCTACCTGTGCGGCCTTGGCCTGCTGAAGGGCCGCAAGGGCGAGCAGGCGCCGCAGGATGACGAACCCGTGGCGGTGAGCCGGGTGGTCATGATCTCCGCCGGGGCCATCGCCTATGTGGCCATCATTCCCGTGCTGGGCTTCTACCTTGCCTCCGCCTTGTACCTGTTCGGCATGTCCATGGTGCTGAGCGACGCCGGGGGCAGCACGCGCAAGAAG
This portion of the Nitratidesulfovibrio sp. genome encodes:
- a CDS encoding tripartite tricarboxylate transporter permease, with translation MMEFIGPAIMHLFEPLNILLMVAGLTGGIIVGALPGLTATMGVALMVPATFAMDATSGLIMLGAIYAGAIYGGSNSACLICTPGTPSSVATTFDGWPLCQAGRADIGLITSLLASVFGGIVGTVFLLFLAAPLARFALQFGGPENFWLCIFGLSTIAVMSSGNMVKGLLSGAMGLLVSTVGIDPNAGVPRFTFGYYPLVQGVEVIPAMIGLFSFSQVLYLIGSYKPFIAEYRPAPGAFGEVVRALAGRCKVNLMRSSIIGTLVGMLPGAGGEIASIISYNEAKRWDKNPERFGTGVIEGVAASESANNAVIGGSLIPMLTLGIPGSAVAAVILGALLAKGIQPGFKVFTATGDLAYTFIMSQFAVNLLMIPIGLLLARIMTKLLSIRLTFVAIGIVVLSVIGSYAIRNSMLDVWIVIIFGFLGYFSGRVGLDTGAMALGIILGPMIEENLGKCVHLSKASGGSVINVFLESPIAVLLIVLTLLSLATPFLLDWKRKRRDCGCDIAQPKEESNHA
- a CDS encoding tripartite tricarboxylate transporter TctB family protein translates to MRSSVADITSGLAVLVIAGMFHAQSGDLEGVSLLFPRMLIIFMALGGIYLCGLGLLKGRKGEQAPQDDEPVAVSRVVMISAGAIAYVAIIPVLGFYLASALYLFGMSMVLSDAGGSTRKKAVASAAFTVVLCLFVWIGFAMLLGVPTPEGMLF